The Candidatus Polarisedimenticolaceae bacterium genome includes a window with the following:
- the mutL gene encoding DNA mismatch repair endonuclease MutL, which yields MGRIRVLDDLLVNRIAAGEVVERPASVVKELVENALDAGSSTVEIELASGGRGRIAVVDDGIGMERDDCLLALERHATSKLAKGDRLDAIRTLGFRGEALPSIASVSRLRLRSAARHGEGTEVEVHGGRVQAVRDVASPRGTSIEVEALFFNVPARRKFLRSEATELARCTRVVTHYALAFPGVGFRLRHGDRVLVDAAPAPDRAERVAQIHGREFARALLPFDVERDGFRARGFAGRPVDALGTRDAQHLFVNGRQVQDRVLLHAVAEAYGDTMPRGRFPAVLLFLEVPFDRVDVNVHPQKTEVRFVRSSEIHDFVRDAVGSALSHARAVPTLGDLREPASASGIAAALLGYLDDRADAAPSVFAAATAEPRTETDPCAAPVPRLLVEAGLETARAIPLAQYRESYIVAQDAQGLLLVDQHVAHERVLYERYLAQAEADAVEVQRLLFPRTLELAPEALVVFEDERGELARLGFLAERFGPAAVRLDGVPSFAGEADPERLFRTLLGEAAGVRSAAIREPELRRRLVTTAACHAAIKVNYPLSRESMQRLLDDLFRTENPTTCPHGRPILFRLTLDTIERAFQRR from the coding sequence ATGGGTCGGATCCGTGTCCTCGACGACCTGCTCGTGAACCGCATCGCCGCGGGGGAGGTCGTCGAGCGTCCCGCGTCGGTGGTGAAGGAGCTCGTCGAGAACGCGCTCGACGCCGGATCCTCGACCGTCGAGATCGAGCTCGCCTCGGGCGGGCGGGGGAGGATCGCCGTCGTGGACGACGGGATCGGCATGGAGCGCGACGACTGCCTGCTCGCGCTCGAGCGCCACGCCACCAGCAAGCTCGCGAAGGGGGACCGCCTGGACGCCATCCGCACGCTGGGGTTCCGCGGCGAGGCGCTGCCGAGCATCGCCTCGGTGTCGCGGCTTCGGCTGCGAAGCGCAGCCCGGCACGGCGAAGGGACCGAGGTCGAGGTACACGGCGGACGCGTGCAGGCGGTCCGCGACGTCGCGTCCCCGCGCGGGACCTCGATCGAGGTCGAGGCGCTTTTCTTCAACGTCCCCGCGCGCCGCAAGTTCCTCCGCTCCGAGGCGACCGAGCTCGCGCGGTGCACGCGCGTGGTCACCCACTACGCCCTCGCGTTCCCCGGCGTGGGGTTCCGTCTGCGCCACGGAGATCGCGTGCTCGTGGACGCGGCGCCCGCCCCGGATCGCGCCGAGCGCGTGGCGCAGATCCACGGGAGGGAGTTCGCGCGGGCCCTCCTGCCGTTCGACGTCGAGCGGGACGGCTTCCGCGCGCGTGGATTCGCGGGACGCCCCGTCGACGCGCTCGGCACGCGCGACGCGCAGCACCTGTTCGTCAACGGCCGCCAGGTGCAGGACCGCGTCCTGCTGCACGCCGTCGCGGAAGCGTACGGGGACACGATGCCCCGCGGACGTTTCCCCGCGGTCCTGCTCTTCCTCGAGGTCCCGTTCGACCGCGTCGACGTCAACGTGCACCCTCAGAAGACCGAGGTGCGTTTCGTCCGCTCGTCGGAGATCCACGACTTCGTGCGCGACGCGGTGGGGTCGGCGCTCTCGCACGCGCGCGCCGTGCCCACGCTCGGCGACCTTCGGGAGCCCGCGTCCGCATCGGGGATCGCCGCCGCCCTCCTGGGATACCTCGACGATCGCGCCGACGCGGCGCCGTCGGTCTTCGCCGCCGCCACGGCGGAGCCGCGGACGGAAACCGACCCGTGCGCCGCGCCGGTCCCCCGGCTTCTCGTCGAGGCGGGGCTCGAGACGGCGCGCGCGATCCCGCTCGCCCAGTACCGCGAGTCCTACATCGTCGCGCAGGACGCGCAGGGCCTCCTCCTGGTGGACCAGCACGTGGCGCACGAACGCGTCCTCTACGAGCGGTACCTCGCGCAGGCGGAGGCGGACGCCGTGGAGGTCCAGCGCCTGTTGTTTCCCCGAACGCTCGAGCTCGCTCCCGAGGCGCTCGTCGTCTTCGAGGACGAGCGCGGCGAGCTCGCGAGACTCGGCTTTCTCGCCGAGCGCTTCGGACCCGCCGCGGTCCGGCTGGACGGGGTGCCGTCGTTCGCGGGGGAGGCCGACCCCGAGCGGCTGTTCCGCACCCTCCTCGGCGAGGCGGCGGGGGTCCGTTCGGCGGCGATCCGCGAGCCCGAGTTGAGGCGACGCCTGGTCACGACCGCGGCCTGTCATGCGGCCATCAAGGTGAATTACCCGCTTTCGCGGGAATC